A single window of Modestobacter italicus DNA harbors:
- a CDS encoding DUF1206 domain-containing protein gives MYGYLAVLTARAAVAGAGMRTDEQESARGVLGLPFGQLLVVAAGVVTLVIGGYQVQKGWRAAFASELDLAPFDPRVRRALRWACQVAFVTKGVAFVLVGGVLAWAGVTVDAGQATGLDGAVRAIATARYGPELLSAIAVGIGLFSVYCFARARHPVS, from the coding sequence GTGTACGGCTACCTGGCCGTGCTCACCGCGCGGGCCGCGGTGGCCGGCGCCGGGATGCGCACCGACGAGCAGGAGTCCGCCCGCGGCGTGCTCGGGCTGCCGTTCGGCCAGCTGCTGGTCGTGGCGGCCGGGGTCGTCACCCTGGTGATCGGCGGCTACCAGGTGCAGAAGGGCTGGCGGGCGGCCTTCGCCAGCGAGCTGGACCTCGCGCCGTTCGACCCGCGGGTGCGCCGCGCGCTCCGCTGGGCCTGCCAGGTCGCCTTCGTCACCAAGGGGGTCGCGTTCGTGCTCGTCGGCGGGGTGCTGGCCTGGGCCGGCGTCACCGTCGACGCCGGGCAGGCGACCGGGCTGGACGGCGCGGTGCGCGCCATCGCGACGGCCCGGTACGGCCCCGAGCTGCTGTCGGCGATCGCGGTCGGCATCGGGCTGTTCAGCGTCTACTGCTTCGCCCGCGCGCGTCACCCGGTCAGCTGA
- a CDS encoding SIR2 family NAD-dependent protein deacylase — translation MSGHVFVVGADLTRLSCDDVVVPTDRSRRVTASWVPLLPVDAVGQQDGDGARVAGAWRGGERVHEVPGCGDRRAWLVDTVDPDGSRDAERGLSWLLDGAREVLAAVAGREVTAPAHGRARRLVGLPALGTGWGGAAGQRGALLQQLLPVLREAAEEHGYDIALVLRRPSDLAAAQRVRRGEGGGWALPEALGALAEDLGRRAREGELAVFLGAGVSAAAGLPTWEQLLAELAVRAGLDGGSRAGLAGLPPQDAAALLARVLGRDALTAYVQERFGPGPYSLAHALVAALPVREFVTTNYDPLVELAAADIGRPVRVLPFDEAAPGEPWLLKLHGDAAHPDSVVLTREQYLEFGDHRSALAGVLQSLLLTRHVLFVGTSMLDDDLIRIAHQVRNVLHEPDDAPRRRSGTVLALAEDPVRARLWERDVATVAMTSTAEAVPAAEAARRLEVLLDLLGCLASRPTGYLLDPAYRGLLDEEETALADALADAAAALGGGTGRSWAAQEVLRLLRDLGHGNG, via the coding sequence GTGAGCGGGCACGTCTTCGTCGTCGGCGCGGACCTGACCCGGCTGTCCTGCGACGACGTCGTCGTCCCCACCGACCGGTCCCGGCGGGTGACCGCGAGCTGGGTCCCGCTGCTGCCGGTCGACGCCGTCGGGCAGCAGGACGGCGACGGCGCCCGCGTGGCCGGCGCCTGGCGCGGCGGGGAGCGGGTGCACGAGGTGCCCGGCTGCGGCGACCGGCGTGCCTGGCTGGTCGACACCGTGGACCCCGACGGCTCCCGGGACGCCGAGCGGGGGCTCAGCTGGCTGCTCGACGGCGCCCGCGAGGTGCTGGCCGCCGTCGCCGGGCGCGAGGTCACCGCCCCGGCGCACGGCCGGGCCCGCCGGCTGGTCGGGCTCCCGGCGCTGGGCACCGGCTGGGGCGGCGCCGCCGGGCAGCGCGGGGCGCTGCTGCAGCAGCTGCTGCCGGTGCTCCGCGAGGCCGCCGAGGAGCACGGCTACGACATCGCGCTGGTGCTCCGCCGACCCAGCGACCTGGCCGCGGCCCAGCGGGTCCGGCGGGGTGAGGGCGGCGGCTGGGCGCTGCCCGAGGCGCTGGGCGCGCTCGCCGAGGACCTGGGCCGGCGCGCCCGGGAGGGGGAGCTGGCCGTCTTCCTCGGCGCCGGGGTCAGCGCCGCCGCCGGGCTGCCCACCTGGGAGCAGCTGCTCGCGGAGCTCGCCGTCCGCGCCGGCCTGGACGGCGGCTCGCGGGCCGGGCTGGCCGGCCTCCCGCCGCAGGACGCCGCCGCGCTGCTGGCCCGGGTGCTCGGCCGCGACGCGCTGACCGCCTACGTGCAGGAGCGGTTCGGCCCGGGCCCCTACTCGCTGGCGCACGCGCTGGTCGCCGCCCTGCCGGTGCGCGAGTTCGTGACCACCAACTACGACCCGCTGGTGGAGCTGGCCGCCGCCGACATCGGCCGGCCGGTTCGGGTGCTGCCCTTCGACGAGGCGGCGCCGGGCGAGCCGTGGCTGCTCAAGCTGCACGGCGACGCCGCGCACCCGGACAGCGTCGTGCTCACCCGGGAGCAGTACCTGGAGTTCGGCGACCACCGCAGCGCCCTGGCCGGCGTCCTCCAGTCGCTGCTGCTCACCCGGCACGTGCTCTTCGTCGGCACCTCGATGCTCGACGACGACCTGATCCGGATCGCCCACCAGGTGCGCAACGTGCTGCACGAGCCGGACGACGCGCCGCGCCGGCGCAGCGGGACGGTGCTGGCGCTGGCCGAGGACCCGGTGCGGGCGCGGCTGTGGGAGCGGGACGTGGCCACCGTGGCGATGACCTCCACGGCGGAGGCGGTGCCCGCTGCCGAGGCCGCCCGCCGGCTGGAGGTGCTGCTGGACCTGCTCGGCTGCCTGGCCAGCCGGCCGACGGGCTACCTGCTCGACCCGGCCTACCGCGGGCTGCTCGACGAGGAGGAGACCGCGCTGGCCGACGCGCTCGCCGACGCCGCGGCCGCGCTCGGCGGCGGGACGGGCCGGAGCTGGGCCGCCCAGGAGGTGCTGCGGCTGCTCCGCGACCTCGGCCACGGGAACGGCTGA
- a CDS encoding cytochrome P450, with product MRRPRFDQSLPLLAQGYAWLPDRRRAANRGTVQTRLMGVRRTLGVAGPAGARFLYDEDHVRRSGALPEPVVSTLFGHGAVHTLDGEPHRVRKAMFVHLLTGSGVADLVDRVGAAWDDAVPRWAEQPRVVLMDEAAVVLTRGVCDWAGVPVPEDELRGLAADLTALVDGFATGAPRHWRARRVRQRREAWLAGIVDAVRAGERTAPAGSVLDVVATHRDSEGELLEPRVAAVEVLNVIRPTVAVSWFVGFAAHALHRWPDDRERLRAGGAFATAFAHEVRRYYPFAPFIGGRAPRDVEFDGERVPAGSMVLLDLFGQDHDPELFPEPYTFRPERFLTDDGERVRDIGPWELVPQGAGDPRTGHRCPGEDVTVALLASLAVRLARLGYRLPDQDLTISLRRIPARPASGVVLTDVRPG from the coding sequence ATGCGCCGGCCCCGCTTCGACCAGTCCCTCCCGCTGCTCGCCCAGGGCTACGCCTGGCTGCCCGACCGGAGGCGCGCCGCGAACCGGGGCACCGTGCAGACGCGGCTGATGGGGGTGCGCCGGACGCTGGGCGTCGCGGGCCCGGCCGGCGCCCGGTTCCTGTACGACGAGGACCACGTCCGGCGCAGCGGAGCCCTGCCCGAGCCGGTGGTGAGCACCCTGTTCGGCCACGGCGCGGTGCACACGCTGGACGGCGAGCCGCACCGGGTGCGCAAGGCCATGTTCGTGCACCTGCTGACCGGCAGCGGCGTGGCCGACCTCGTCGACCGGGTCGGCGCTGCCTGGGACGACGCGGTGCCGCGGTGGGCCGAGCAGCCGCGGGTCGTGCTGATGGACGAGGCGGCCGTGGTGCTCACCCGCGGCGTGTGCGACTGGGCCGGCGTCCCGGTGCCCGAGGACGAGCTCCGCGGCCTGGCCGCCGACCTGACCGCGCTCGTCGACGGCTTCGCCACCGGCGCCCCGCGGCACTGGCGGGCCCGCCGGGTGCGGCAGCGGCGGGAGGCCTGGTTGGCCGGCATCGTCGACGCGGTGCGCGCCGGGGAGCGGACGGCGCCGGCCGGCTCGGTCCTCGACGTCGTCGCCACCCACCGCGACTCCGAGGGCGAGCTGCTCGAGCCGCGGGTCGCCGCCGTCGAGGTGCTCAACGTCATCCGGCCCACCGTCGCGGTCAGCTGGTTCGTCGGCTTCGCCGCGCACGCCCTGCACCGCTGGCCGGACGACCGGGAGCGGCTGCGCGCCGGTGGGGCCTTCGCCACCGCCTTCGCGCACGAGGTGCGCCGGTACTACCCGTTCGCGCCGTTCATCGGCGGCCGGGCGCCCCGGGACGTCGAGTTCGACGGCGAGCGGGTGCCGGCCGGCTCGATGGTGCTGCTGGACCTGTTCGGCCAGGACCACGACCCGGAGCTGTTCCCCGAGCCCTACACCTTCCGCCCCGAGCGGTTCCTCACCGACGACGGCGAGCGGGTCCGCGACATCGGCCCGTGGGAGCTCGTGCCGCAGGGCGCCGGCGACCCGCGCACCGGGCACCGCTGCCCCGGGGAGGACGTCACCGTCGCGCTGCTGGCCTCGCTCGCCGTCCGGCTGGCCCGCCTGGGGTACCGGCTGCCCGACCAGGACCTGACCATCTCGCTGCGCCGGATCCCGGCCCGGCCGGCCAGCGGGGTGGTGCTCACCGACGTGCGGCCGGGCTGA
- a CDS encoding DUF1206 domain-containing protein, whose product MTRSGTASSADRAGNSDALENLARVGLIAYGVVHLLIAWIALQLAWGGSGQSADQSGALATLAEQPFGKPLLWVLALGMVALALWQLAEVLRQRAGLRSTGEARKKAVTKTVKAVAKTVVFLALAVLAFRFATGGGKSSSGQQQQTVSGVFSWPGGRFIVGVVALVIIGVGVYLVRKGITKSFLKEIDTAQAPANQQRLIERLGQVGYPAKGVAIALVGGLLGWAAITFDPAKATGLDGALRTVLDAPFGKWLLTLVALGIAAYGVFLFFRARFPQRT is encoded by the coding sequence GTGACCAGATCGGGCACCGCGTCCAGTGCCGACCGGGCGGGCAACAGCGACGCGCTGGAGAACCTGGCCCGCGTCGGGCTGATCGCCTACGGCGTCGTGCACCTGCTCATCGCCTGGATCGCCCTGCAGCTCGCCTGGGGCGGGAGCGGCCAGTCCGCCGACCAGTCCGGCGCGCTCGCGACGCTGGCCGAGCAGCCGTTCGGCAAGCCCCTGCTCTGGGTCCTCGCCCTCGGCATGGTGGCCCTGGCCCTCTGGCAGCTGGCCGAGGTGCTGCGGCAGCGCGCCGGGCTGCGCAGCACGGGTGAGGCCCGGAAGAAGGCGGTGACCAAGACCGTCAAGGCGGTCGCCAAGACGGTCGTGTTCCTGGCGCTGGCCGTGCTGGCCTTCCGGTTCGCCACCGGCGGCGGCAAGTCCAGCTCCGGCCAGCAGCAGCAGACGGTGTCCGGGGTGTTCAGCTGGCCGGGCGGCCGCTTCATCGTCGGCGTCGTCGCACTGGTCATCATCGGCGTGGGCGTCTACCTGGTGCGCAAGGGCATCACGAAGAGCTTCCTCAAGGAGATCGACACCGCGCAGGCGCCGGCCAACCAGCAGCGGCTCATCGAGCGGCTGGGTCAGGTCGGCTACCCGGCGAAGGGCGTCGCCATCGCACTGGTCGGCGGCCTGCTGGGCTGGGCGGCGATCACCTTCGACCCGGCCAAGGCGACCGGTCTCGACGGTGCCCTGCGCACCGTGCTGGACGCCCCGTTCGGGAAGTGGCTGCTCACCCTCGTCGCTCTCGGCATCGCGGCGTACGGGGTGTTCCTGTTCTTCCGCGCCCGCTTCCCGCAGCGCACCTGA
- a CDS encoding SpoIIE family protein phosphatase, giving the protein MVVNPTPTTDRRSDDDARGRLQQLLEDDPADLFENAPCGYLSTLPDGTIIKVNRTLCTWIGHPAEKVLRVRLRDLLSVGGQVFHDTHLTPLLRMQGAVREVALDVVRADGSLLPCLVNAVEVHGPSGEPVLVRVTLFEATARRRYERETLAARRAAEESEARSRTLQQFTSELAAAVTTADAAAVVVHRSRRAAQAAGAALWVLGTGAQPGAEPAVELAAAEGMTPELLHALSGAAPGRVLPVLGSGVRTVPVGDALRAAWPELAAAADEAGCTDLVVVPVSADDDHLGALVLARPRADESELISLTEPGEHHVLTEADADLLATLGQQAGQAIERARLHEETARQAERSAFLLDAARLLARATGVTESVERLAEMVVPRLADMCLLDLVLEHGMSRVVARHGDPARQEHVEELRAWAPPFRDLPAPARAAMEEGRTRWYPSLPDEWLSEVVRDPAELAAVRALELASVISVPLVAEGRALGVMTLSADRRRAPFTAADVELAEQLALQVSLMMAKAQRFELEARTSHTLQATLLPPSPPRVPGVAVAVRYLAATYGVEIGGDFYDVAPLPGDHVAIAVGDVVGHDITAAATMGQLRSVYRSLLVEAPAPTAVIDRLQASWPLLGLQRMATALFATLDLPTGVLHVASAGHPPPLLVVDGHAEFLPVVPSRMLGAPPAPAVEWTGVLPPGATLVLFTDGLVESRTSDIDAGLARLQAAAGRRPTTDPDELCDRLLGDLAGTHRADDIALLALTRDP; this is encoded by the coding sequence GTGGTTGTGAACCCGACCCCCACCACCGACCGCCGCAGCGACGACGACGCCCGCGGCCGGCTGCAGCAGCTGCTCGAGGACGACCCGGCCGACCTCTTCGAGAACGCACCGTGCGGCTACCTGTCCACGCTCCCGGACGGGACGATCATCAAGGTCAACCGCACGCTGTGCACCTGGATCGGCCACCCCGCCGAGAAGGTCCTGCGGGTGCGGCTGCGCGACCTGCTCAGCGTCGGCGGCCAGGTGTTCCACGACACCCACCTCACGCCGCTGCTGCGGATGCAGGGGGCGGTGCGCGAGGTGGCGCTCGACGTGGTCCGCGCCGACGGCTCGCTGCTGCCGTGCCTGGTGAACGCCGTCGAGGTCCACGGCCCCTCGGGCGAGCCGGTGCTGGTGCGGGTCACCCTCTTCGAGGCGACCGCCCGCCGCCGGTACGAGCGCGAGACCCTCGCCGCACGGCGGGCCGCCGAGGAGTCCGAGGCCCGCTCGCGCACCCTGCAGCAGTTCACCTCCGAGCTGGCCGCCGCGGTCACCACCGCGGACGCGGCGGCGGTGGTGGTGCACCGCAGCCGCCGGGCGGCCCAGGCCGCCGGCGCCGCGCTGTGGGTGCTGGGCACCGGTGCCCAGCCCGGGGCGGAGCCGGCGGTCGAGCTCGCCGCCGCCGAGGGCATGACGCCGGAGCTGCTGCACGCGCTCAGCGGGGCCGCTCCCGGCCGGGTGCTGCCGGTGCTCGGCTCCGGGGTGCGCACCGTGCCTGTCGGCGACGCGCTGCGCGCGGCCTGGCCGGAGCTGGCCGCCGCCGCGGACGAGGCCGGCTGCACCGACCTCGTCGTCGTCCCGGTGAGCGCCGACGACGACCACCTCGGCGCGCTGGTGCTCGCCCGGCCCCGGGCCGACGAGAGCGAGCTCATCTCGCTCACCGAGCCCGGCGAGCACCACGTGCTGACGGAGGCCGACGCCGACCTGCTCGCCACGCTGGGCCAGCAGGCGGGGCAGGCCATCGAGCGGGCCCGGCTGCACGAGGAGACCGCCCGCCAGGCCGAGCGGTCGGCGTTCCTGCTCGACGCCGCCCGGCTGCTGGCCCGCGCCACCGGCGTCACCGAGTCCGTCGAGCGGCTCGCCGAGATGGTGGTGCCCCGGCTGGCCGACATGTGCCTGCTCGACCTGGTCCTGGAGCACGGGATGAGCCGGGTGGTCGCCCGGCACGGCGACCCGGCCCGGCAGGAGCACGTCGAGGAGCTGCGCGCGTGGGCGCCGCCGTTCCGGGACCTGCCCGCACCGGCCCGGGCCGCCATGGAGGAGGGGCGGACCCGCTGGTACCCCTCATTGCCCGACGAGTGGCTGTCCGAGGTCGTCCGGGACCCGGCCGAGCTGGCCGCCGTGCGGGCCCTGGAGCTGGCCAGCGTGATCAGCGTGCCGCTGGTCGCCGAGGGCAGGGCGCTGGGCGTGATGACGCTGTCGGCCGACCGGCGGCGCGCGCCGTTCACCGCCGCCGACGTCGAGCTGGCCGAGCAGCTCGCCTTGCAGGTGTCGCTGATGATGGCCAAGGCGCAGCGCTTCGAGCTGGAGGCGCGGACCTCGCACACCCTGCAGGCCACCCTGCTGCCGCCGTCCCCGCCGCGGGTGCCCGGGGTGGCAGTGGCGGTCCGGTACCTGGCCGCGACGTACGGGGTGGAGATCGGCGGCGACTTCTACGACGTCGCCCCGCTGCCCGGTGACCACGTGGCCATCGCGGTCGGGGACGTCGTCGGGCACGACATCACCGCCGCGGCCACCATGGGCCAGCTGCGCAGCGTCTACCGGTCGCTGCTGGTGGAGGCCCCGGCGCCGACCGCGGTCATCGACCGGCTGCAGGCCAGCTGGCCGCTGCTCGGGCTGCAGCGGATGGCCACCGCGCTGTTCGCCACCCTCGACCTGCCCACCGGCGTGCTGCACGTCGCCTCGGCCGGGCACCCGCCGCCGCTGCTGGTGGTCGACGGGCACGCGGAGTTCCTGCCGGTGGTGCCCAGCCGGATGCTCGGCGCCCCGCCGGCGCCCGCCGTGGAGTGGACCGGGGTGCTGCCCCCGGGGGCGACGCTGGTGCTGTTCACCGACGGGCTGGTGGAGAGCCGCACCAGCGACATCGACGCCGGCCTGGCGAGGCTGCAGGCCGCGGCCGGCCGCCGGCCGACGACCGACCCGGACGAGCTGTGCGACCGGCTGCTCGGCGACCTGGCCGGCACCCACCGCGCCGACGACATCGCCCTGCTGGCCCTCACCCGCGACCCCTGA
- a CDS encoding alpha/beta fold hydrolase, with protein sequence MNVRARNDVRVGGAAGARPMVFVHGYGCDQNMWRFITPDFAVDHQVVTFDLVGFGNSDLSAWDPARYGSLHGYADDVVEVMRDLELTDVVFVGHSVSAMIGVLAHARAPELFGAMVMVGPSARYVDDGDYRGGFSREQIRDLLDNLDANHLGWSAAMAPVIMANPDRPELTQELTNSFCRTDPDVARQFARVSFLSDNRADLPGVDVPSLVLQCSEDVIAPQSAGRYVADHLPDATFTQLAATGHCPHLSAPEETTAAIRAWL encoded by the coding sequence ATGAACGTCCGCGCACGGAACGACGTCCGTGTGGGTGGTGCGGCGGGTGCCCGCCCCATGGTGTTCGTCCACGGCTACGGCTGCGACCAGAACATGTGGCGGTTCATCACCCCGGACTTCGCGGTCGACCACCAGGTGGTCACCTTCGACCTCGTCGGCTTCGGCAACTCCGACCTGTCGGCCTGGGACCCGGCCCGGTACGGCTCCCTGCACGGGTACGCCGACGACGTCGTCGAGGTGATGCGTGACCTGGAGCTGACCGACGTCGTCTTCGTCGGCCACTCGGTCAGCGCCATGATCGGTGTGCTCGCGCACGCCCGGGCGCCGGAGCTGTTCGGCGCGATGGTGATGGTCGGACCCAGCGCCCGGTACGTCGACGACGGCGACTACCGCGGCGGGTTCAGCCGCGAGCAGATCAGGGACCTGCTGGACAACCTCGACGCCAACCACCTCGGGTGGTCCGCCGCGATGGCCCCGGTCATCATGGCCAACCCGGACCGGCCGGAGCTGACCCAGGAGCTGACCAACAGCTTCTGCCGCACCGACCCCGACGTCGCGCGGCAGTTCGCCCGGGTGTCCTTCCTCTCCGACAACCGCGCCGACCTGCCCGGTGTCGACGTCCCGAGCCTGGTGCTGCAGTGCTCCGAGGACGTCATCGCGCCCCAGTCGGCCGGCCGCTACGTGGCCGACCACCTCCCCGACGCCACGTTCACCCAGCTGGCGGCCACCGGGCACTGCCCGCACCTCAGCGCCCCGGAGGAGACCACCGCCGCCATCCGGGCGTGGTTGTGA